The Microterricola viridarii nucleotide sequence TTGTCCGGCGCAGGCCGACAGGAACAGTGCAATCCCGAGCGCGGCAGCCGACATCGACCAGCGCCCCACGCGCGTGTACGCGCCATTCTGTGATCCGGCTGAATGCCTCATGCGCGAACTGTATCGTTCGCGCGCGATCGCCGCCAGTGCGTGCCCGAAACCGGCCGGAACGCAGAAACCGGGCGCCTCCCGAAGGAGACGCCCGGCTCAGTTACTGCGAGGTTGTTGCGCGGGGACTTAGAAGTCCATGCCGCCCGACGGGTCACCCATCGGGGCCGGGTTCTTCTCCGGCTTGTCGGCAACGACGGCCTCGGTGGTGAGGAACAGACCAGCGATCGACGATGCGTTCAGCAGCGCGGAGCGGGTGACCTTCACCGGGTCGTTGATGCCGGCAGCGAGCATGTCAACGTACTCACCGGTTGCGGCGTTGAGGCCGTGACCGACGGGCAGGTTGCGCACCTTGTCCGCGACAACGCCCGGCTCGAGGCCGGCGTTGAGGGCGATCTGCTTGAGCGGGGCGTCGATTGCAACGCGCACGATCTGGGCACCGGTTGCCTCGTCACCCGTGAGGGCGGCGATGGCAGCGCCTTCGAAGGCGGTCTTGCCGGCCTGGATCAGGGCGACGCCACCACCGGCGACGATGCCCTCTTCGACGGCAGCCTTCGCGTTGCGAACGGCGTCCTCGATGCGGTGCTTGCGCTCCTTGAGCTCAACCTCCGTTGCGGCACCGGCCTTGATGACTGCAACGCCACCGGCCAGCTTGGCCAGGCGCTCCTGCAGCTTCTCGCGGTCGTAGTCGCTGTCGGTGTTCTCGATCTCGGCGCGGATCTGCGCGACGCGGCCAGCGATGGCCTCGACGTCGCCGGCACCCTCGACGATGGTCGTCTCGTCCTTGGTGATGACAACCTTGCGGGCCTTGCCCAGCAGGTCGAGGGTGGCGTTCTCGAGCTTGAGACCGACCTCCTCGGAGATGACCTGGCCACCGGTGAGGATAGCGATGTCCTGCAGCTGCGCCTTGCGGCGGTCGCCGAAGCCGGGGGCCTTGACGGCAACCGACTTGAAGATGCCACGGATCTTGTTGACGACGAGCGTCGCGAGAGCTTCGCCGTCGACGT carries:
- the groL gene encoding chaperonin GroEL (60 kDa chaperone family; promotes refolding of misfolded polypeptides especially under stressful conditions; forms two stacked rings of heptamers to form a barrel-shaped 14mer; ends can be capped by GroES; misfolded proteins enter the barrel where they are refolded when GroES binds); the encoded protein is MAKIIAFNEEARRGLERGLNILADTVKVTLGPRGRNVVLEKKWGAPTITNDGVSIAKEIELDDPYEKIGAELVKEVAKKTDDVAGDGTTTATVLAQALVREGLRNVAAGADPISLKRGIEKATAAVIAELVVNAKEVETKEEIAATASISAGDAEIGAIIAEAIDKVGKEGVVTVEESNTFGTELELTEGMRFDKGFLSAYFVTDPDRQEAVFEDPYILIVNGKVSNIKDLLPIVDKVIQTGKQLLIIAEDVDGEALATLVVNKIRGIFKSVAVKAPGFGDRRKAQLQDIAILTGGQVISEEVGLKLENATLDLLGKARKVVITKDETTIVEGAGDVEAIAGRVAQIRAEIENTDSDYDREKLQERLAKLAGGVAVIKAGAATEVELKERKHRIEDAVRNAKAAVEEGIVAGGGVALIQAGKTAFEGAAIAALTGDEATGAQIVRVAIDAPLKQIALNAGLEPGVVADKVRNLPVGHGLNAATGEYVDMLAAGINDPVKVTRSALLNASSIAGLFLTTEAVVADKPEKNPAPMGDPSGGMDF